TCATGGGGTGCAACCGGGATTTATCGAGAATTTAGCGCCTGCCCACCTTGGGCATAAGGTGGGTACGCCCCTGCACGTCAGTAAATAATAAAGTTGTGTGCCATGTCATCGTCCATGTCAGCGTGCAAGTCAGCAAAAACTAACTGGATTAACTCAGTTAGAAAAGGATCGATGAGGACCAAAATCTTTCAAGTTGGGATTACCAGAGAGAATTTTCGAAGTTGAAATAATTATTGGTCAACTGGTGAaactttggattattaaaatccaataacccaaaaAAATAAAGAAACTCAGTTTCTTTTACCAAACTAACAATGTACAATTAATTACATTAAAGAATATATTAATGAGGAGTGTGTGTAAGATTAATTAGCATTATGAACATGTTTAATTAGTTGTAGTTTGTACAACTTGTATCATGTTAAGAACGGGACTCCCAGGTTGACTACTAGAAATAATAAGTTATAAtgcatggctttatagcctagtggtatcttggggtGGAATaagactttgggaccaatagTTTCTGGGTTCAATTCCAACAAGGGgttttttcccatatttattgggtttcctcttgaattggtgtataggcattatgccttgTGGAGATGgctatgatcgggtggttccgctggtggcacgatgatactccagtggttcgtcagtgatccaaatttgccgttcaaaaaaaaaagaaataattaGTTATATTAATGCATACAATAATAAGGAATTAAAGAGTGTGTGTAAGATTAATTAGCATTATGAACAATTGAACATGTTTAATTAGTTGTAGTTTGTACAACTTGTATTGTGTCAAGAACTAACGGACTCCCTGGTTGAGTACTAGAAAACTCTTCATCCTGAGAGAAAACTTCTGCTTCTTGATGGAACACACTAATTGCTGGACTATTATTGTTGTGAGATTCCACATGAACCGCTCCTTTTGGAATTGTTGTTTTAGATTTATTATCCCTCAAGACATCAAATGTTTCTACCATAACCAAAAGCTTTTGGCTGACTGAATGATCTTGTGACACCAACATTTCTCTATTTTGATACAAAAACCTTAAGACGAAAATCAGGAGAGCCGAGGTGGATGATAACCCGGCAATGAGGAAAACTCCCTTAAAGCTATTGAGCCCGAACCCCTCAGTTTTCATTTGAGGCCCCTTCAGCTGCTGATCACAGTTGGCATCTTCTTTAAACCAGTGGTTGGTTATGTTCATCATTTGCTTCTCAGTCACTTGTAAGATTGCCTTAGAAACATCATGGACAAGAGGGGACCCTACTGGAAATGCCTGCATATACATACAATATAATCATTGTCATTTTCAATATCCACACATCAGATGACTTTCACAGACAACTACTAAAAACAATTCAAAAGACTTTCACAGGCCACTACTAAAAACAAATCAGAAGACTTTCACAGACAACTACTAAAAATCATTGTAACACTACAAATCAGAAGGCTTTCAAAGACAACAACTAAAAAGCGTAAAACAAAATCTTATCTGAAATTCTATCTAGAgcgttaaaaataattttaactcTTTTATTGAATTTTCTCCCACCCTTCGGTAATTACTAACAAAATAGTGAAGGAATAATAAGAATTaattttttcccttttatttggCCTTGTTAGTCGATCCATCATAGATCTGTAGCTAATTTTCTACGAATCATCAATGGATATTTAAAAAAGGTTGTTGATATCGGTAAACTAGAAGTTATATGATAGTGATATGACCAATATATATAACTCCTATCACTTTTTGGACATTGGCCTATGCGTAACTGATTTGTCTGTAATCACCGACAGATACATCCTCGGTAATCACTGATAATTAGCTGAAAGTTAATCTTACAAAACCAAAAAAGGAATGGAGTGAAACTTACAAAACCAAAACCTGCAGTTTTGTGGATGGGACCTCTCATGGTATACATGTTACAGTATTTAGCCACAAAAACCCTAATATAAGGAAGCTCTTCCATAATCGCAGAAACACCTCCGTTTTGACTTCCTAATTCGAGGGCATCGTGGTACTGCTCAAATGTGCTATAGCCTTTCAACTGAGTGTCATTAAAACCCATACGTATCAACATATCCCTGACAAAAGAACCATCTTGGTATCCTATTGATTCTCCATTTCTCTTGATCTCATTGATGTCAGTGTATGTAGGCCGAAGCTTTTGTACCGTTAACATTGATGTCAAGCTCGCGGTGTAGCTCGAGGTCAGCACCAGCACCACAAACACCCACACGATCACCACAAATCTCGATAAGTTGCTGATCAACTTCTCCCCTACATATATCCAAAATCAAATTCGCCAAACTTGAAGTTGTGTGTATATGTGTGTAAATAGCAAATATGCACTCTTAACAGAAACAAACAAACTAAAGGTACCCAGTTGGTAGGGTCTGAGAGTGCGGGATGAGGGCAAACTTTTCTCTATCTCCAAGAGATAGAAAAACTGCTCTCCTGACACTCACTAATAAAAAACTAGACAATTTAGGAAACCGTTGGTTCAGACACATTTCTGACCAACTATTGTTTGCCAGAAAAAAAGCTCGTGGAAAAAGTTTTCCAACAAATTTGCGACAAAATACTTTCTAGTGGTGACACATTTCCACACATTAGTGAAATAAGCTCATATGAA
The sequence above is drawn from the Helianthus annuus cultivar XRQ/B chromosome 12, HanXRQr2.0-SUNRISE, whole genome shotgun sequence genome and encodes:
- the LOC110892473 gene encoding glutamate receptor 2.8, whose product is MSIRSVLIPTHRITLFTCPGQHRIRSNQSANTQRIDQYAPYGYDAVAGDITILAHRSDRVAFTLPYTEAGVSLVVPIKDERKSAWIFLKPLEKELWITTGAFFIYTGIVVWVIEHRVNEEFRGAPHKQVGMLLWFSFSTLVYAHREKLISNLSRFVVIVWVFVVLVLTSSYTASLTSMLTVQKLRPTYTDINEIKRNGESIGYQDGSFVRDMLIRMGFNDTQLKGYSTFEQYHDALELGSQNGGVSAIMEELPYIRVFVAKYCNMYTMRGPIHKTAGFGFAFPVGSPLVHDVSKAILQVTEKQMMNITNHWFKEDANCDQQLKGPQMKTEGFGLNSFKGVFLIAGLSSTSALLIFVLRFLYQNREMLVSQDHSVSQKLLVMVETFDVLRDNKSKTTIPKGAVHVESHNNNSPAISVFHQEAEVFSQDEEFSSTQPGSPLVLDTIQVVQTTTN